One Methylosinus sp. LW4 genomic region harbors:
- a CDS encoding DUF1826 domain-containing protein: MLRDEAAAPPSSSARRLMQSRSICLLPRELEPRIAEALDAMSLAQPLRLRVTGAEETFPRAVIDALGDAGLAPKWLAEWLASDVMRLARLYREATGAKELRVRLETIADDACRLFHVDFVRFRLVTTYRGPGTQWIAPGPDADPLAENSIRRLERGWVAIMRGEKAASAELRALPHRSPPIAGTGVERLFLAIDEAPSPSR; this comes from the coding sequence ATGCTGCGTGACGAGGCGGCCGCGCCGCCGTCCAGTTCCGCTCGCCGACTGATGCAGTCCCGCTCCATCTGCCTGTTGCCGCGAGAATTGGAGCCGCGGATCGCCGAAGCGTTGGATGCGATGAGTCTCGCGCAGCCTCTGCGCTTGCGCGTGACCGGCGCCGAGGAGACCTTTCCGCGCGCCGTCATCGACGCTCTTGGCGACGCCGGCCTCGCGCCGAAGTGGCTCGCGGAATGGTTGGCGAGCGACGTCATGCGTCTCGCGCGTCTCTATCGCGAGGCGACTGGGGCGAAGGAATTGCGAGTCAGGCTGGAGACGATCGCCGACGACGCCTGCCGGCTATTCCACGTCGATTTCGTGCGCTTTCGGCTCGTGACCACCTATCGCGGTCCGGGCACGCAATGGATCGCGCCGGGGCCGGACGCCGATCCGCTCGCGGAGAATTCGATTCGGCGGCTCGAACGCGGCTGGGTCGCGATCATGCGCGGCGAAAAGGCGGCGAGCGCCGAACTCCGCGCCCTTCCGCATCGATCGCCGCCGATCGCCGGGACGGGCGTCGAGCGGCTCTTCCTCGCCATAGACGAGGCGCCCTCGCCGTCGCGCTGA
- a CDS encoding tetratricopeptide repeat protein, giving the protein MARHAFVSTSFRSPLRLALAAAFSLVCVAAEAKGDAWASCRAADPDKRIEGCGEVIARGDKETKPNRVAAYVNRGGAYHAKGDFERALADFDKALEIDPSSSVVLADRAAAYRAKSDFDHAIADYDKLLVAQPKSAAAYLGRGGAYQGKGDLDKAIADYDKALELDKKSAAALAGRGRAWRAKGDLDHALADFDAAIKLEPKSAQAYLNRAALYQAKGDLDHALADYDKAIASDGKLAIAYNNRGLTLHAKGDFDRAVADFGKAVGLDPKYARAYLNRANAYRGKHDLEHAKPDLEQALTLDPNLAAAKKGLDEVTKQLAARAAAAPAQ; this is encoded by the coding sequence ATGGCGCGCCACGCTTTCGTCTCCACCTCGTTTCGGTCTCCGCTTCGTCTCGCGCTGGCGGCGGCTTTCTCCCTCGTCTGCGTCGCCGCCGAGGCCAAGGGCGACGCCTGGGCGTCCTGCCGCGCCGCCGATCCCGACAAGCGCATAGAAGGCTGCGGCGAGGTGATCGCGCGCGGCGACAAGGAGACCAAGCCGAACCGCGTGGCGGCCTATGTCAATCGTGGCGGCGCCTATCACGCCAAGGGCGATTTCGAGCGCGCGCTCGCCGATTTCGACAAGGCGCTGGAGATCGACCCGTCCTCCTCCGTCGTTCTCGCCGATCGCGCCGCCGCCTATCGCGCCAAGAGCGATTTCGACCACGCCATCGCCGATTACGACAAGCTCCTCGTCGCGCAGCCGAAATCGGCGGCGGCCTATCTCGGCCGCGGCGGCGCCTATCAGGGGAAGGGCGATCTCGACAAGGCGATCGCCGATTACGACAAGGCGCTGGAGCTGGACAAGAAATCGGCCGCCGCTCTGGCTGGTCGCGGCCGCGCCTGGCGCGCCAAGGGCGATCTCGACCACGCGCTCGCCGATTTCGACGCGGCGATCAAGCTCGAGCCCAAATCCGCGCAGGCCTATCTCAATCGCGCCGCGCTCTATCAGGCCAAGGGCGATCTCGACCATGCGCTCGCCGATTACGACAAGGCGATCGCCAGCGACGGCAAGCTCGCCATCGCCTATAATAATCGCGGGCTGACGCTGCACGCCAAGGGCGATTTCGACCGCGCCGTCGCCGATTTCGGCAAGGCCGTCGGGCTCGATCCCAAATATGCGCGCGCCTATCTCAACCGCGCCAACGCCTATCGCGGCAAGCATGATCTCGAGCACGCCAAGCCCGATCTCGAGCAGGCGCTGACGCTCGATCCCAATCTCGCTGCGGCGAAAAAGGGGCTGGACGAGGTGACGAAGCAGCTCGCCGCCCGCGCCGCGGCCGCGCCGGCGCAATAA